The Polaribacter tangerinus genome has a segment encoding these proteins:
- the surE gene encoding 5'/3'-nucleotidase SurE, translating into MQEKPLILVTNDDGITAPGLRALIKIMNKIGDVVVVAPDSPQSGMGHAITVDNVLTCNPISIDDGPQLEYTCSGTPADCVKMAINQILNRKPDLCVSGINHGSNSSISVIYSGTMSAAIEAGIEGVPAIGFSLLDLKWHADFKPSEEYIKKITLNALLNGLPEGIVLNVNIPKLEKNEIKGIKICRQANGVWKEDFDKRKSPSGKEYYWLSGKFINKDKGQDTDEFALENGYISVVPVQFDMTAHHMIQKINSWEL; encoded by the coding sequence ATGCAAGAAAAACCTTTAATTTTAGTAACCAATGATGATGGTATTACAGCTCCAGGATTACGGGCTCTAATTAAGATAATGAATAAAATTGGAGACGTAGTTGTGGTTGCTCCTGATAGCCCACAAAGTGGCATGGGACACGCAATAACTGTAGATAATGTGCTAACCTGCAATCCAATAAGTATTGATGATGGACCTCAATTAGAGTATACTTGTTCTGGCACACCAGCAGATTGTGTAAAAATGGCAATTAATCAAATATTAAATAGAAAACCTGACTTGTGTGTATCAGGAATTAATCATGGTTCTAACTCTTCTATAAGCGTTATTTATTCTGGTACTATGAGTGCAGCAATCGAAGCAGGAATAGAAGGTGTACCTGCCATCGGTTTTTCTTTATTAGATTTAAAATGGCATGCCGACTTTAAACCTTCGGAAGAGTATATAAAAAAAATTACTTTAAACGCATTGCTTAATGGTTTGCCAGAAGGAATTGTTTTAAATGTAAATATTCCGAAGCTAGAAAAAAATGAAATTAAAGGAATTAAAATATGCAGACAAGCAAATGGTGTTTGGAAAGAAGATTTCGATAAAAGAAAAAGTCCTTCTGGTAAAGAATACTACTGGTTGTCTGGTAAGTTTATTAATAAAGACAAAGGGCAAGATACCGACGAGTTTGCTTTAGAAAATGGATATATTTCTGTTGTTCCAGTACAGTTTGATATGACAGCGCACCATATGATTCAAAAAATTAACTCTTGGGAACTGTAA
- a CDS encoding carboxy terminal-processing peptidase, translating into MTNIKKVGITILSFLLFTTTSLSFSSTVSNVKTDPEKDKILVYVLKNILTRGHFVVKDMNDDFSEQVYISFIEGLDPNKRYFTQKDLKEFSKFKYQIDNQLINDDVSFYNLVYSNFLNKIKKTANYYEELLAKPFNFKKDEVIDLDYANLPFAKNENELIDYWRKQLKLNTLGRIQDKLDKEEEKSKKDKNFKKTSFKEIEKEAREEVLKNMKELYLRIEELERDDWFSTFLNSVVGAFDPHTTYMAPRIKERFDQDMSGKLEGIGARLFKKGIYTEVSELVSGGPAWKQGELEAGDIILEVAQGDEEPLDIVGMRLDDAIKFIKGKKGTEVKLTVKKKLDGSTKIISIIRDVVELEETFVKSTIVEKEGKKYGVIDLPRFYIDFSDTTSRDSAKDMEKEIERLKSENVKGLLIDLRNNGGGSLKTAIEIAGLFITEGPIVQVKYRGKAPIIKNDIDADMQWDGAVVILVNEFSASASEIFAAAMQDYGRAVVLGGNQTYGKGTVQSVIPINNFYPDYDKDLGAIKMTIQKFYRVNGGSTQVEGVYSDIAMPSRFSYMDFGERDLEGALSWDKVAQAKYKRTDSYTNFSEVINNSKQRISTDKKFSLINDYAKWLRKNQENTTVSLNLKEFKKENEKQESAAKKYTDAFKYESNLTFNSPKYELPLIKKDTILAEKRSIWHKNLSKDIYVAEALNVLSELQLRNTSQIVKN; encoded by the coding sequence ATGACAAATATCAAAAAAGTAGGCATTACAATTTTATCATTTTTATTATTTACAACAACAAGTTTATCTTTTTCTTCAACTGTAAGCAATGTTAAAACTGATCCAGAAAAGGATAAGATATTAGTGTACGTTTTAAAAAATATTTTAACGAGAGGTCATTTTGTGGTTAAAGATATGAATGATGATTTTTCGGAACAGGTTTACATATCTTTTATAGAGGGATTAGACCCAAATAAAAGGTACTTTACTCAAAAGGATTTAAAAGAATTTTCTAAATTTAAATATCAAATAGACAATCAATTAATAAATGACGATGTGTCTTTTTATAATTTAGTTTACAGTAATTTTTTAAATAAAATAAAGAAAACAGCAAACTATTACGAAGAATTACTAGCAAAACCTTTTAACTTTAAAAAAGATGAAGTTATAGATTTAGATTATGCTAATTTACCATTTGCAAAAAATGAAAATGAACTAATAGATTATTGGAGAAAACAGTTAAAACTTAATACACTTGGTAGAATTCAAGACAAGTTAGACAAGGAAGAAGAGAAATCTAAAAAGGATAAAAACTTCAAGAAAACCTCTTTTAAAGAGATAGAAAAGGAAGCTCGTGAAGAAGTATTAAAAAATATGAAAGAGCTTTATTTAAGAATTGAAGAACTAGAAAGAGATGACTGGTTTTCTACTTTTTTAAATAGTGTTGTTGGAGCTTTCGACCCACATACCACATACATGGCACCAAGAATTAAAGAACGTTTCGACCAAGATATGTCTGGTAAATTAGAGGGAATTGGTGCACGTTTGTTTAAAAAAGGCATTTACACAGAAGTATCTGAACTTGTATCTGGCGGACCGGCATGGAAACAAGGAGAGCTAGAAGCAGGAGATATTATTTTAGAAGTTGCACAAGGTGATGAAGAACCACTAGACATTGTTGGAATGCGTTTAGATGATGCTATTAAGTTTATTAAAGGTAAAAAAGGAACTGAAGTTAAACTTACTGTCAAGAAAAAACTTGATGGCTCTACCAAAATAATATCTATTATTAGAGATGTTGTAGAACTTGAAGAAACATTTGTAAAATCGACGATTGTAGAAAAAGAAGGAAAGAAATATGGTGTAATTGACTTACCAAGATTTTATATAGATTTTTCTGATACTACTTCTAGAGACTCTGCAAAAGATATGGAAAAAGAAATTGAAAGATTAAAAAGTGAAAATGTAAAAGGACTTTTAATTGATCTTAGAAACAACGGTGGTGGCTCTCTTAAAACAGCTATCGAAATTGCAGGTTTATTTATTACTGAAGGCCCAATTGTACAAGTAAAATACCGTGGCAAAGCACCAATAATAAAAAATGATATTGATGCAGATATGCAATGGGATGGCGCTGTGGTTATTTTAGTAAACGAATTTTCTGCATCAGCCTCAGAAATTTTTGCAGCAGCAATGCAAGATTATGGCAGAGCGGTTGTACTCGGAGGAAATCAAACATATGGTAAAGGAACTGTGCAAAGTGTTATTCCTATTAATAATTTTTATCCAGATTACGATAAAGACCTTGGTGCTATTAAAATGACAATACAAAAATTTTATAGAGTTAATGGTGGTTCTACCCAGGTGGAAGGTGTTTATTCTGATATTGCTATGCCTAGCAGATTTAGTTATATGGACTTTGGTGAAAGAGATTTAGAAGGAGCACTTTCTTGGGATAAAGTAGCTCAAGCAAAGTATAAACGAACTGATTCTTACACTAATTTTTCGGAAGTGATTAATAATAGTAAACAAAGAATTTCTACTGATAAAAAATTTAGCTTGATAAATGATTACGCAAAATGGCTAAGAAAAAATCAAGAAAACACAACTGTTTCACTAAATTTAAAGGAATTTAAAAAAGAAAATGAAAAACAAGAATCGGCTGCAAAAAAATATACGGACGCTTTTAAATACGAATCAAATCTTACCTTTAACTCACCAAAATATGAGCTTCCTTTAATTAAAAAAGATACTATTTTAGCTGAAAAAAGAAGTATTTGGCATAAAAACCTTTCTAAAGATATTTATGTTGCAGAAGCTTTAAATGTGTTAAGTGAACTTCAACTTAGAAATACTTCTCAAATAGTTAAAAACTAA
- a CDS encoding thioredoxin family protein, whose translation MKKILTILTITFVFYNTHAQDKINWISFEKAIALNKKNPKPILVGIYAEWCGFCKKMDLQTYADKTIIKAINDNYYAVKLNGEEKKDIVYKNHTFKYQKKGKKGFHELPVALMNGKLSYPTTVFFSKEGTKIQSVSGYLKKQKFEKVLAYFAEDAYKNTKWKVFEKMYKGKL comes from the coding sequence ATGAAAAAAATACTCACAATACTTACTATAACATTTGTATTTTACAATACACATGCACAAGATAAAATTAATTGGATTTCTTTTGAAAAGGCAATTGCGCTAAACAAAAAAAATCCGAAACCAATACTAGTCGGAATTTATGCTGAGTGGTGTGGGTTTTGTAAAAAAATGGATTTACAAACCTACGCTGATAAAACCATAATAAAAGCTATAAACGATAATTACTATGCAGTAAAATTGAATGGAGAAGAGAAAAAAGATATTGTATACAAAAACCATACTTTTAAATACCAAAAAAAAGGTAAAAAAGGCTTTCATGAATTACCTGTAGCACTAATGAATGGTAAATTATCTTACCCCACTACGGTGTTTTTTTCTAAAGAAGGCACCAAAATTCAGAGTGTTTCTGGGTATTTAAAAAAACAAAAGTTCGAAAAAGTACTGGCTTATTTTGCTGAAGATGCCTACAAAAATACCAAGTGGAAGGTTTTCGAAAAAATGTATAAGGGTAAATTATAA
- a CDS encoding S9 family peptidase, whose translation MRKKLFLTCLTLIIWSANFAQKKEITLKEIWNGTFSIDRMNALNPMNGDYYTLLNYDKNSKNFSVDKYSYKTLEKVATIVNSSDLKEINSISSYSFNLDETKLILGTNFEKIYRRSFKGTFYVYDLTSKVVTLIGKNIQEPTFSPDNKKVAFAKNNNLYIKNLTNNTILQITNDGNKNEIINGISDWVYEEEFAIVKAFEWSKNSNYLAFLKFNETKVPTFSMDLVGTQNYPTQQVFKYPKAGETNAKVTLHVYDFTSQKTSKILLGDYEYIPRIKWTNNTDVLVATTLNRHQNNLKLHAVNTANKSVRTLLNETDEAYIKINNHLTFLTDNSFIWTSEKDGYNHLYHYDFNGNLIHQITKGKWEVTDYYGYEEKTATIYYQSVENGSINRDVYAIKIDGRNKRKITSKIGTNKASFSKNLQYFINNYSSATTPYIYSLHNKNGKLLKTIKDNSSLKEALNDYIISPKEFSTIKINGNELNMWMLKPSNFDANKKYPVLMFQYSGPGSQQVANTWNNSNDYWHNMLSQKGMIIVCIDGRGTGFKGRDFKKSTYLNLVKYETEDQIAAAKKIAKLPFVDAKNIGIWGWSFGGHMSTNALLKGSDIFTTAIAVAPVTSWRFYDTVYTERFLRTPQENPGGYDDNSPINYAEKLKGNYLLVHGTGDDNVHVQNSYRMINALIDANKQFDMFIVPDRTHSIYRGKNMRLNLYTKMTNFVEKHLINKSQSLTK comes from the coding sequence ATGAGAAAAAAACTCTTTTTAACTTGCTTAACTTTAATTATTTGGAGTGCAAATTTTGCCCAGAAAAAAGAAATCACACTAAAAGAAATATGGAATGGTACATTTTCTATTGATAGAATGAATGCACTTAATCCAATGAATGGAGATTATTACACTCTTTTAAATTATGATAAAAACTCTAAAAATTTTTCTGTAGATAAATACAGTTATAAAACCTTAGAAAAGGTAGCTACTATTGTAAATTCGTCTGACTTAAAAGAAATTAATAGTATTTCTTCTTACAGTTTTAACTTAGATGAAACCAAACTCATTTTAGGAACTAATTTTGAAAAAATATACAGACGTTCTTTTAAAGGTACTTTTTATGTTTACGACTTAACTTCTAAAGTAGTAACTTTAATTGGTAAAAATATACAAGAACCAACATTTTCTCCAGATAACAAAAAAGTAGCTTTTGCTAAAAATAATAATCTATATATAAAAAATTTAACAAATAATACCATTTTACAAATAACAAATGATGGCAATAAAAACGAAATAATAAATGGTATTTCAGACTGGGTTTATGAAGAAGAATTTGCCATTGTTAAAGCCTTTGAATGGAGTAAAAATAGTAACTATTTAGCTTTCTTAAAATTTAATGAAACTAAAGTGCCTACTTTTTCTATGGACCTTGTTGGAACCCAAAATTATCCAACTCAACAGGTATTTAAATACCCAAAAGCGGGTGAGACTAATGCAAAAGTAACTTTACACGTTTATGATTTTACCTCTCAAAAAACTTCAAAAATTTTGCTTGGTGACTATGAATACATTCCTAGAATAAAATGGACTAATAATACAGATGTGTTGGTGGCTACAACACTAAATCGTCATCAAAATAATTTAAAACTACATGCTGTAAACACCGCTAACAAAAGTGTACGAACACTTTTAAATGAAACCGATGAAGCTTACATAAAAATTAACAATCATCTTACTTTTTTAACAGATAATAGTTTTATTTGGACCAGTGAAAAAGATGGTTACAATCATTTATATCATTATGATTTTAATGGTAATTTAATTCATCAAATTACCAAAGGAAAATGGGAAGTTACAGACTATTATGGATACGAAGAAAAAACAGCAACTATATATTATCAATCTGTAGAAAATGGATCTATCAATAGAGACGTGTATGCTATTAAAATTGATGGTAGGAATAAGCGAAAAATTACTTCAAAAATAGGTACAAATAAAGCCTCTTTTAGTAAAAACCTACAATACTTTATCAATAACTACTCTTCTGCAACAACCCCATATATATATTCATTACATAACAAAAACGGAAAATTATTAAAAACCATTAAAGACAATTCATCTTTAAAAGAAGCTTTAAACGACTACATAATTAGTCCAAAAGAATTTTCTACCATAAAAATAAATGGTAACGAACTTAACATGTGGATGTTAAAACCTAGTAATTTTGATGCAAATAAAAAGTATCCTGTATTAATGTTTCAATATTCTGGACCTGGATCACAACAAGTAGCTAACACATGGAACAATAGTAACGATTATTGGCATAATATGCTGTCTCAAAAAGGGATGATTATTGTTTGTATAGATGGTCGTGGAACAGGTTTTAAAGGAAGAGATTTTAAAAAATCTACCTATTTAAATCTTGTAAAATATGAAACTGAAGATCAGATAGCTGCTGCAAAAAAAATAGCAAAATTACCTTTTGTAGATGCAAAAAATATAGGTATATGGGGATGGTCTTTTGGAGGCCACATGAGTACAAATGCATTGCTTAAAGGAAGTGATATTTTTACAACTGCAATTGCTGTTGCCCCTGTAACCTCTTGGCGTTTTTACGATACCGTTTATACGGAACGTTTTTTAAGAACACCACAAGAAAACCCTGGAGGCTACGATGATAACTCTCCCATTAATTACGCAGAAAAATTAAAAGGAAACTACCTGTTAGTTCACGGAACTGGAGATGATAATGTACATGTTCAAAATAGTTACAGAATGATAAATGCACTTATAGATGCCAATAAACAATTTGATATGTTTATTGTACCAGATAGAACTCACAGCATTTATAGAGGAAAAAATATGCGACTAAACCTATACACAAAAATGACTAATTTTGTAGAAAAACACTTAATTAATAAATCACAATCATTAACAAAATAA
- the lpxB gene encoding lipid-A-disaccharide synthase, translated as MKYYILVGEASGDLHGANLMKEIYKQDKKAVIRFWGGDLMQSVGGTLVKHYKERAFMGFLEVLKNLFKILGFIKFCKVDIAQFNPDVIIFIDNSGFNLRIAKWAKQQNFRTNYYISPQVWASRAKRVHDIKRDVDKMFVILPFEEEFYKKYNYKVSFVGHPLIDAIANRTQVDEKVFRAKHQLTNKPIVALLPGSRKQEIVKMLSVMLSLVDDFNEYQFVIAGAPSQDFSFYKKIIGTKEVAFINNKTYDLLSISFAALVASGTATLETALFKVPQVVCYKGSVISYYIAKRIITLKFISLVNLIMNKEVVTELIQDNFTTQNLKKALGNILDVTHRETMFLMYYDLEKKLGGKGASRKVATSIIKDLQTINS; from the coding sequence ATGAAATATTACATACTTGTAGGAGAGGCTTCGGGAGATTTACATGGTGCCAACCTAATGAAAGAAATTTATAAACAAGACAAGAAAGCAGTAATACGTTTTTGGGGCGGAGATTTAATGCAATCTGTTGGTGGAACCCTAGTTAAGCATTACAAAGAGAGAGCATTTATGGGTTTTTTAGAAGTTTTAAAAAATCTTTTTAAAATACTTGGTTTTATAAAATTTTGTAAAGTTGATATTGCTCAATTTAATCCGGATGTGATTATTTTTATAGATAATTCTGGTTTTAATTTACGGATTGCAAAATGGGCAAAGCAACAAAATTTTAGAACAAATTATTATATTTCTCCACAAGTTTGGGCAAGCAGAGCAAAAAGAGTGCATGACATAAAAAGAGATGTTGACAAAATGTTTGTAATTCTGCCTTTTGAGGAAGAATTTTATAAAAAGTACAATTATAAAGTATCTTTTGTTGGGCATCCCTTAATAGATGCTATCGCAAACAGAACACAAGTAGACGAAAAGGTATTTAGAGCAAAACATCAACTTACAAACAAACCGATTGTAGCATTATTGCCTGGTAGTAGAAAACAAGAAATTGTAAAAATGTTATCTGTAATGCTTTCATTGGTAGATGATTTTAACGAATATCAGTTTGTTATTGCGGGAGCACCAAGTCAAGATTTTTCTTTTTACAAGAAAATAATTGGTACCAAAGAAGTAGCTTTTATCAATAATAAAACCTACGACTTGCTAAGTATTTCTTTTGCTGCTTTGGTAGCCTCAGGCACAGCTACTTTAGAAACAGCTCTTTTTAAGGTTCCCCAAGTGGTGTGTTACAAAGGAAGTGTAATTTCTTATTACATTGCCAAAAGAATTATTACTTTAAAGTTTATTTCATTAGTAAACCTTATTATGAATAAAGAAGTTGTTACAGAGTTAATACAAGACAATTTTACAACCCAAAATTTAAAAAAAGCATTAGGTAATATTTTAGATGTAACGCATCGAGAAACCATGTTTTTAATGTATTATGATTTAGAAAAAAAATTAGGCGGTAAAGGTGCTTCAAGAAAAGTGGCTACTTCAATTATAAAAGATTTACAAACTATTAATTCTTAA
- a CDS encoding C40 family peptidase, with translation MKHYLVLIAVCFCFYSCGTTKSSKPTSSTHLSNKIVANAMSYIGTPYVYVGISESGMDCSGIIYTSFLKEKILLPRVSTEMAKQAKNISLKKVKIGDVLFFKTTKSFRKINHVGLVVSLNNNSIKFIHATTSKGVIVSSLQEKYWKKAFVKAATFFK, from the coding sequence ATGAAACATTACTTAGTTTTAATAGCAGTGTGTTTTTGCTTTTACTCTTGTGGAACAACAAAAAGTTCAAAACCTACATCATCTACTCATCTATCTAACAAAATAGTAGCCAATGCCATGTCTTATATAGGAACTCCTTATGTATATGTTGGTATTAGTGAAAGTGGTATGGATTGCTCAGGCATAATTTACACCTCATTTTTAAAAGAAAAAATTTTATTGCCAAGAGTTTCTACAGAAATGGCAAAACAAGCAAAAAATATTTCGCTAAAGAAAGTGAAAATTGGTGATGTTTTATTTTTTAAAACAACTAAAAGTTTTCGAAAAATTAATCATGTAGGTTTGGTGGTTTCTTTAAATAATAACAGTATTAAATTTATTCATGCCACTACTTCAAAAGGGGTAATTGTTTCTTCATTACAAGAAAAATACTGGAAAAAGGCTTTTGTAAAAGCGGCTACTTTTTTTAAATAA
- a CDS encoding peptide MFS transporter, producing the protein MIDKGASTTVEDPQLFGHPKGLFYLFFAELWERFSFYGMRALLTLYMVEEIFKSLTNRDYATAAVYASYGSLVYASTVIGGQISDKILGMRSSIFLGGILMALGHFVLAIENDIAFFLALAFIIVGNGFFKPNISTFVGALYKDGDVRKDSGFTIFYMGINIGGWIAPLLCGWLAVEYGYHYGFGLAGIGMMAGLIFFWSGIRKKVFGDKGMPPSIETYEKRIIGIPQKTFIPIIATLCVPLIAFILASYKSITAQDTFLIGEKNLVGLIFLVIGIGIAVYLIKILASVEFEQRKKLFMAILITFFMTLFWGFHELSGSVITLFASRNVALEGIMSASQTNSLNSMFIIILAIPVSLLWAYLSKKNINPRTPYKFGFGLILAGLSFYILALSKGSADDNGMVPFAYLLVMYLIISIGELFMSPVGLSKITDLSPKRIVAFMMGIWFLSSAYAFQIVGFISKQLAVESTDANVGGLETLTIYTDGFELIATYAIGAGAIVIIFSPLMKRLMGSVH; encoded by the coding sequence ATGATAGATAAAGGAGCTAGCACAACAGTAGAAGATCCACAATTATTTGGGCATCCAAAGGGCCTATTTTACTTGTTTTTTGCAGAACTTTGGGAACGTTTTAGTTTTTACGGAATGAGAGCGTTACTTACGCTTTACATGGTAGAAGAAATTTTTAAATCACTTACTAATAGAGATTATGCTACCGCTGCGGTATATGCATCTTATGGCTCATTAGTTTATGCATCTACGGTAATTGGGGGTCAAATTTCAGATAAAATCCTCGGAATGAGAAGCTCAATTTTTTTAGGAGGAATATTAATGGCGCTCGGTCATTTTGTACTTGCTATAGAAAATGATATCGCATTCTTTCTAGCGCTTGCTTTTATTATTGTTGGAAATGGCTTTTTTAAACCAAACATATCAACTTTTGTGGGTGCATTATACAAAGATGGAGACGTTCGAAAAGACTCTGGTTTTACCATTTTTTATATGGGAATAAACATTGGTGGTTGGATTGCTCCATTACTTTGTGGGTGGTTAGCTGTAGAATATGGTTACCACTACGGCTTCGGATTAGCTGGTATTGGTATGATGGCAGGTTTAATTTTCTTTTGGAGCGGAATAAGGAAAAAAGTTTTTGGAGACAAAGGAATGCCGCCAAGTATAGAAACTTATGAAAAAAGAATTATTGGAATTCCGCAAAAAACTTTTATTCCGATTATTGCAACACTATGTGTTCCTTTAATTGCTTTTATACTAGCTTCTTACAAGTCTATAACCGCACAAGATACTTTTTTAATTGGAGAGAAAAATTTAGTAGGCCTTATATTTTTGGTAATTGGTATTGGTATTGCTGTCTATCTAATTAAAATTCTAGCAAGTGTAGAATTTGAGCAAAGAAAGAAATTATTTATGGCCATATTAATTACTTTTTTCATGACACTTTTTTGGGGATTTCATGAGCTTTCAGGAAGTGTTATTACGCTTTTCGCATCTAGAAATGTTGCCTTAGAAGGCATTATGTCTGCAAGCCAAACAAACTCTTTAAACTCTATGTTTATTATTATTTTGGCAATTCCTGTTTCTTTATTATGGGCGTATTTATCAAAGAAAAATATCAATCCAAGAACACCATACAAATTTGGATTCGGTTTAATATTAGCAGGTTTAAGTTTTTATATCTTAGCCTTAAGTAAAGGAAGTGCAGATGACAACGGAATGGTACCTTTTGCTTATTTACTGGTAATGTATTTAATTATTTCTATTGGAGAGTTATTTATGTCGCCTGTTGGTTTGTCTAAAATTACAGATTTATCACCTAAAAGAATTGTTGCTTTTATGATGGGAATTTGGTTTTTATCGTCTGCATACGCTTTTCAAATTGTAGGTTTTATTTCTAAACAATTGGCAGTAGAAAGTACAGATGCTAATGTTGGTGGATTAGAGACCTTAACAATTTATACGGATGGTTTCGAACTAATAGCCACTTACGCAATTGGTGCAGGAGCAATAGTTATCATTTTTTCTCCTCTTATGAAAAGACTAATGGGAAGTGTACATTAA
- a CDS encoding ComEC/Rec2 family competence protein, protein MSKLIKYVPFHVLIGVIVGILIAYYFKVWSFGFRTLFLIFLLFLVLLRILKNKLLHQILAFSFYIYIGVSSVFVHNSQNYRNYFYKVSEGSNYMTLKIVKVLKNNIYNHKYKAEVVNVANKPTSGFVLLHLNKDSINSALLIDDRIVLKTEFLEILPPLNLHQFHYKNYLQKQDVFYQVSVKSNQFNKLPNTSVSLLGYSSKIRNYILLALKKQEFKEDVLAVISALLLGQRQDISADLLNDYANAGAIHILAVSGLHVGVILLILSYLLSFLKTIKHGKYLKAILLILFLWSFAFIAGLSASVVRAVTMFTFLTVGSTFNKKSVVAFSLIASMLFLLIIKPLFLFDVGFQLSYLAVFGIIWVQPALYNVFKFKYFLLDKAWLLLSVSVAAQVGILPLSIYYFKQFPGLFMFSNLIIIPFLSIILLGGILIIILSLISILPHFLKVAYEMIITSMNTVVHFISMQEKFLLKDIFLSTNLLFSSYFLVFMTVFFLMKPKPKKAVYFFCSLLVFQTVYFYELKVNQSKKEFVIFHKYKHSLIANREGAYLNILKSSLSSLSESTSFIKNYLVSEKIKKIQFGNSYNYYHFQNKDIMLVDSLGIYKVDFLKKPIVVLQNSPKINLERLIIVLQPSQIVVDGSNFKTDAVRWQKIAEQKNIPFFNTAKKGAFVLRN, encoded by the coding sequence ATGAGTAAGTTAATAAAGTATGTGCCTTTTCATGTTTTAATAGGTGTAATTGTCGGTATTTTAATTGCATATTATTTTAAGGTTTGGTCCTTTGGTTTTAGAACTTTGTTTCTAATTTTTCTTCTTTTTTTGGTGTTGTTACGTATTCTGAAAAATAAATTATTACACCAAATTCTCGCTTTTTCATTTTATATTTATATCGGAGTTTCTTCTGTATTTGTTCATAATTCACAGAATTATCGAAACTATTTTTACAAGGTTTCTGAGGGGTCAAATTATATGACCTTAAAAATTGTAAAGGTTTTAAAAAATAATATATACAACCACAAATACAAAGCAGAAGTTGTAAATGTAGCAAACAAGCCTACTTCAGGATTTGTACTTTTACATCTTAATAAAGATAGTATAAATTCAGCTTTATTAATTGACGATAGAATAGTATTAAAAACTGAATTCTTAGAGATTTTACCTCCTCTTAATTTACATCAATTCCATTACAAAAATTACCTTCAAAAGCAAGATGTTTTTTATCAGGTTTCTGTAAAAAGCAATCAATTTAATAAACTACCGAATACCTCAGTTTCTTTATTAGGCTATTCATCAAAAATTAGAAATTATATACTTCTAGCTCTTAAAAAGCAAGAATTTAAAGAAGATGTACTAGCAGTAATTAGTGCATTGCTATTGGGACAAAGGCAAGATATATCTGCAGATTTATTAAACGATTATGCCAATGCAGGTGCTATTCACATTCTTGCGGTTTCAGGTTTACATGTTGGAGTTATTTTACTTATTTTATCTTATCTGCTTTCATTTCTAAAGACTATTAAACACGGTAAATATTTAAAAGCGATTCTACTTATTTTGTTTTTATGGAGTTTTGCTTTTATTGCTGGTCTATCCGCTTCGGTGGTTAGAGCAGTAACAATGTTTACATTTTTAACCGTTGGTAGTACTTTTAATAAGAAAAGTGTTGTAGCATTTTCTTTAATAGCCTCTATGTTATTTTTGTTAATTATAAAACCACTATTTCTTTTTGATGTAGGTTTTCAATTAAGTTATTTGGCTGTTTTCGGAATTATTTGGGTACAACCAGCCCTATACAATGTTTTTAAGTTTAAATATTTTTTGTTAGATAAAGCATGGCTTCTTCTTTCTGTTTCAGTAGCAGCTCAAGTTGGCATTTTACCCTTAAGCATTTATTACTTTAAGCAGTTTCCTGGTTTATTTATGTTTTCAAATTTAATTATAATACCTTTTTTAAGTATTATTCTATTGGGTGGAATATTGATTATTATACTATCATTAATTAGTATTTTACCTCATTTTTTAAAGGTTGCCTATGAAATGATAATTACTTCTATGAATACCGTTGTACACTTTATTTCTATGCAAGAAAAATTTTTACTAAAGGATATTTTTTTATCAACTAACTTACTTTTTAGTAGTTATTTTTTAGTGTTTATGACAGTGTTTTTTTTAATGAAGCCCAAACCTAAAAAGGCTGTTTATTTCTTTTGTTCATTACTAGTTTTTCAAACTGTTTATTTTTATGAGTTGAAAGTCAATCAAAGTAAAAAAGAGTTTGTAATTTTTCACAAATACAAGCATAGTCTAATTGCGAATAGAGAAGGAGCGTATTTAAATATTTTAAAATCGTCTCTTTCGTCATTGTCAGAAAGTACTTCTTTTATAAAGAACTATTTGGTTTCAGAAAAAATTAAAAAAATACAATTTGGCAATTCATACAATTACTATCACTTTCAAAATAAAGATATTATGCTAGTTGATAGTTTGGGTATTTATAAGGTAGATTTTTTAAAAAAGCCAATAGTTGTGCTCCAAAATTCTCCTAAAATAAATTTAGAAAGGCTTATTATAGTGTTGCAACCGTCTCAAATAGTTGTAGACGGATCTAATTTTAAGACAGATGCTGTTAGGTGGCAAAAAATTGCTGAACAAAAAAACATTCCTTTTTTTAATACTGCTAAAAAAGGAGCATTTGTATTACGAAACTAA